A window of Sphingobacterium sp. SRCM116780 contains these coding sequences:
- a CDS encoding RDD family protein, which produces MLIIFGTKSIGKTVKYGNFHCPRCQMERPYQLKQNRRYFSLFFIPMIPLEKQGDTLECNFCRTAYIPASILPASEYTSSTLNIDGLTHPLASFGQRIGSYFIDLVVLILLNFPLATLTTRFKDYLPENYFLVFLPVWALYFFLMEWLLKGTLGKKICGIKIVSDTEGKSVTIFQYLIRSIIKTIPIINMILFFNDKRKGCHDFAANTIVVETK; this is translated from the coding sequence ATGCTCATCATATTTGGAACAAAATCAATAGGTAAAACGGTTAAATATGGTAATTTCCACTGTCCTCGCTGTCAAATGGAACGTCCTTATCAATTAAAACAAAACCGCAGGTATTTTTCGCTATTCTTTATTCCTATGATTCCCTTGGAAAAACAGGGAGATACTTTGGAATGCAATTTCTGCAGAACAGCCTATATACCTGCATCTATATTACCTGCTTCAGAGTACACATCATCTACTTTGAATATCGATGGCTTGACTCATCCATTAGCTTCATTCGGTCAACGTATTGGTAGTTATTTCATTGATCTTGTCGTATTGATCTTACTTAACTTTCCGTTAGCAACATTGACTACACGTTTTAAAGATTACTTGCCTGAGAATTATTTTTTAGTATTTTTACCTGTATGGGCGCTTTACTTCTTCCTGATGGAATGGTTATTGAAAGGAACTTTGGGTAAGAAGATATGTGGCATTAAGATTGTTTCAGATACAGAAGGAAAATCTGTTACTATTTTCCAATACCTAATCAGAAGTATCATAAAAACAATTCCGATTATCAACATGATACTCTTCTTTAATGACAAACGTAAGGGCTGTCATGATTTTGCAGCCAATACAATTGTGGTTGAAACGAAATAA
- a CDS encoding DUF4126 domain-containing protein, with product MTDHIPFLSYIISACIGIGLAAATGFRVFLPIFIISLSSYFNWIPIAENWEWLASLPTLIISAVAMLIEVLSFYIPFLDNVLDSISIPLATIAGSALFALQFTDMQDIPQWALSIIAGGGTAALIGTSFAGTRAASSATTGGLGNPVVSTVETTGSIVMTILTIIAPILALVVVILIVWLILRYGKKLWNRLFMKKKSIA from the coding sequence ATGACGGACCATATCCCATTTCTATCTTATATCATAAGCGCTTGTATTGGTATAGGTCTGGCTGCAGCGACAGGATTTCGGGTATTTCTACCGATCTTCATCATCAGTTTGTCCAGTTATTTCAATTGGATACCAATAGCCGAAAACTGGGAATGGTTAGCAAGTCTACCCACATTGATTATCAGTGCTGTAGCGATGTTAATTGAAGTATTAAGCTTTTATATCCCTTTTTTGGATAATGTCCTTGACAGTATTTCTATCCCGTTGGCAACGATTGCTGGATCCGCATTGTTTGCCCTCCAATTTACCGACATGCAAGATATACCCCAGTGGGCTTTATCAATAATTGCTGGAGGAGGAACGGCAGCACTTATCGGAACAAGTTTCGCAGGCACACGTGCAGCTTCATCCGCTACTACTGGAGGATTAGGGAATCCCGTTGTTTCTACAGTAGAAACGACAGGTTCTATTGTGATGACGATCTTAACGATAATAGCTCCAATTTTAGCGCTGGTAGTTGTTATCTTAATCGTTTGGCTTATTTTACGTTATGGTAAAAAATTGTGGAATAGGCTATTCATGAAGAAGAAGTCTATTGCATAA
- a CDS encoding DUF3276 family protein: MGDFENKEREEVFSKKVRAGKRTYFFDVKATRSNDYYITITESKKRFEDGQFIKHKIFLYKEDFEKFAEGLTDVVEYIKSNQEVVEKRYEPNFDDTTYAAESSKDDFSF, from the coding sequence ATGGGAGATTTTGAGAACAAAGAGCGCGAAGAGGTTTTTTCAAAAAAGGTGAGAGCCGGTAAACGTACTTATTTTTTTGATGTAAAGGCTACACGATCTAATGATTATTACATTACCATCACTGAAAGTAAGAAACGTTTTGAAGACGGACAGTTTATTAAACACAAAATATTCTTATATAAAGAAGATTTTGAAAAATTTGCTGAAGGTTTAACTGATGTGGTTGAATATATTAAATCTAATCAGGAAGTAGTAGAAAAACGTTACGAACCTAATTTTGATGATACAACATATGCGGCTGAAAGCTCGAAAGATGATTTTTCTTTCTAG